A stretch of Lactuca sativa cultivar Salinas chromosome 6, Lsat_Salinas_v11, whole genome shotgun sequence DNA encodes these proteins:
- the LOC111914143 gene encoding importin subunit alpha-1a, translated as MSLRPNARTEVRRNRYKVAVDAEEGRRRREDNMVEIRKNKREENLLKKRQVQPSSQPLSTGAPIQTATIEKKLESLPSMVAGVYSNDGNMQLEATTQFRKLLSIERSPPIEEVIQSGVVPRFVEFLMREDFPQLQFEAAWALTNIASGTSENTKVVIDHGAVPIFVKLLASPSDDVREQAVWALGNIAGDSPKCRDLVLGQGALMPLLAQLNEHAKLSMLRNATWTLSNFCRGKPQPPFELTKPALPALERLVHSNDEEVLTDACWALSYLSDGTNDKIQAVIEAGVCQRLVELLLHPSPSVIIPALRTVGNIVTGDDHQTQCIIEHGALPYLLSLLTHNHKKSIKKEACWTISNITAGNKEQIQAVIEAGLIGPLVNLLQTAEFDIKKEAAWAISNATSGGNNEQIKYLVSQGCIKPLCDLLACPDPRIVTVCLEGLENILKVGEVEKNLGQSGDVNFYAQLIDEAEGLEKIENLQSHDNNEIYEKAVKILETYWLEEEDEHEGVGGDVALPQPGFNFGGNNNIQLPSGGFNFNN; from the exons ATGTCTCTGAGGCCAAACGCCAGGACTGAGGTTCGCCGGAACCGGTACAAGGTGGCCGTAGATGCGGAGGAAGGAAGGCGGAGGAGGGAGGACAATATGGTTGAGATCCGTAAAAACAAGAGAGAGGAGAACTTGCTTAAGAAGCGTCAAGTTCAGCCGTCGTCACAGCCGCTGTCTACTGGTGCTCCTATTCAAACCGCCACAATCGAGAAAAAG TTAGAAAGTCTTCCTTCAATGGTTGCTGGAGTCTATTCAAATGATGGCAATATGCAGCTAGAGGCAACTACCCAGTTTCGTAAATTGCTCTCTATAG AAAGGAGTCCACCAATTGAAGAAGTTATACAATCTGGAGTTGTGCCTAGGTTTGTAGAGTTCCTAATGAGGGAGGATTTTCCACAGCTTCAG TTTGAGGCTGCTTGGGCACTCACAAATATAGCTTCTGGCACTTCTGAGAATACCAAAGTGGTAATTGATCATGGAGCAGTTCCAATTTTTGTAAAGCTTCTTGCTTCTCCAAGTGATGATGTTCGTGAACAG gctGTTTGGGCATTGGGGAATATTGCTGGAGATTCACCAAAATGTCGTGATCTTGTCTTAGGTCAAGGTGCATTAATGCCTTTATTGGCTCAATTGAATGAACATGCTAAACTTTCAATGCTGAGAAATGCCACATGGACATTATCAAACTTTTGTCGTGGAAAACCACAACCTCCATTTGAGCTG ACAAAACCAGCACTTCCTGCATTGGAAAGACTTGTTCATTCAAATGATGAAGAGGTGTTGACGGATGCATGTTGGGCTCTCTCTTATTTGTCTGATGGAACAAATGACAAAATTCAAGCTGTAATTGAGGCTGGTGTCTGTCAACGTCTTGTTGAGCTCCTCCT ACATCCTTCTCCTTCAGTAATCATTCCTGCACTTCGAACTGTTGGGAATATTGTTACAGGCGATGATCACCAAACTCAG TGTATTATTGAGCATGGTGCACTTCCATATCTGTTGAGCTTGTTGACACATAACCATAAAAAGAGCATCAAGAAAGAAGCCTGTTGGACTATCTCAAACATAACTGCTGGAAACAAAGAACAGATACAG GCTGTAATTGAAGCTGGGTTAATTGGTCCTTTAGTGAATCTGCTTCAGACAGCTGAATTCGACATAAAGAAAGAAGCTGCTTGGGCAATATCAAACGCCACTTCTGGTGGAAACAATGAACAGATCAA GTATTTGGTGAGTCAGGGATGTATCAAACCCTTATGCGATCTGCTTGCATGTCCGGACCCACGGATCGTGACTGTTTGTTTAGAAGGACTTGAAAACATTCTGAAAGTAGGTGAAGTGGAGAAGAATTTGGGTCAAAGTGGAGATGTTAATTTCTATGCCCAGTTGATAGATGAAGCAGAAGGTCTAGAAAAGATTGAAAATTTACAAAGTCATGACAACAATGAAATTTATGAAAAAGCAGTTAAGATTCTCGAGACGTATTGgttggaagaagaagatgaacatgaAGGAGTAGGAGGAGATGTTGCTCTTCCTCAACCCGGGTTTAATTTTGGTGGAAACAATAATATTCAACTTCCTTCTGGTGGATTCAATTTCAACAATTGA
- the LOC111914144 gene encoding uncharacterized protein LOC111914144 isoform X2 — MNIATTSSGPGVNNHHHQQNQIVIPMPPPMPPPPNLPRSDLLEGSREDYIKIGVPLYEASIIGNWKAAKPILDKQPELIRFAITENYETPLHIAASAESTKAVEEFVENLVNLMEKNDLELQNKSYNTALGLAAAAGNVKIAMVMVKKNRAVMEIPGSNRTMPLYVAALFAKPDMVRYLYHNSNKLSGDFWSHENRGWLLQKCVESDIFDVATKIVNDRPELYAKKGLLTNVLFVLAQKTRAFKQKKPHIFVRIINSIFHVKVGFTEKESEALQLLRILWEKIAIMPKSEIDDIIRGPPLEVQKQGGITRSYPSRVLFTAAKMGNIRFIIELIQSYPDLIWKVDDKGQTIFHIAIKRRQAKIYNLLYEIGSMKDLITPIKDKNGNNMLHLVAKSAKPKRFQNVSGVALQMQRELLWFKEVERMIPPNYRQRKNAQGETPHDLFTKKHETLVTKGEDWMKNTAAQCMVVATLIATIVFAAAFTLPGGYNQNSGIPFFRHKPTLIIFVIADAVSLIFSSTSVLIFLSILTSRYAERDFLESLPKKLMLGLAALFLSIVTMMIAFGASFFLLYNKHLKWVPIIVAGLASIPVILFAILQFRLLGDVYHSTYQSRYLFKPKKRMLYY; from the exons ATGAATATCGCAACTACAAGCTCAGGTCCTGGAgtaaacaaccaccaccaccaacagaACCAAATCGTCATTCCGATGCCACCACCAATGCCGCCACCACCGAATCTACCTCGATCAGATCTACTTGAAG GAAGTAGAGAAGACTACATCAAGATTGGTGTTCCACTTTATGAAGCATCAATCATAGGCAATTGGAAAGCTGCAAAACCCATCCTTGACAAACAACCAGAACTGATACGTTTTGCTATAACTGAAAATTACGAAACACCCCTTCACATTGCAGCATCAGCAGAAAGCACCAAAGCCgtggaagagtttgtggaaaaTTTAGTGAATTTGATGGAAAAGAATGATTTGGAACTACAAAATAAAAGTTACAATACTGCACTTGGTTTAGCAGCTGCAGCAGGAAACGTGAAAATAGCCATGGTAATGGTGAAAAAGAACAGAGCTGTGATGGAAATCCCTGGTAGTAATAGAACAATGCCACTCTATGTGGCTGCTTTATTTGCAAAACCAGATATGGTGAGATATCTCTATCATAATTCTAATAAGTTATCGGGCGATTTTTGGAGTCATGAGAATCGGGGTTGGCTTCTACAAAAATGTGTTGAATCTGATATATTTG ATGTTGCCACAAAAATAGTGAATGATCGCCCCGAACTCTATGCCAAAAAGGGACTACTCACAAATGTACTCTTTGTTTTGGCTCAAAAGACTCGTGCATTTAAACAGAAAAAACCACATATTTTCGTTAGAATCATCAACTCAA TCTTTCATGTGAAGGTAGGGTTTACAGAAAAGGAAAGTGAAGCCCTGCAATTATTAAGAATACTTTGGGAAAAAATCGCAATAATGCCCAAGAGTGAGATTGATGACATAATTCGAGGGCCACCTTTGGAAGTTCAAAAGCAAGGGGGTATAACGAGAAGCTATCCTTCTCGAGTACTTTTCACTGCTGCAAAAATGGGTAACATAAGGTTTATAATTGAGCTCATTCAGTCATATCCCGACCTAATTTGGAAGGTTGATGACAAAGGGCAAACTATATTTCACATTGCTATCAAACGTCGTCAAGCAAAGATCTATAATTTGCTATATGAGATTGGCTCAATGAAAGATTTAATTACTCCTATTAAGGACAAAAATGGGAATAACATGTTGCATTTAGTTGCCAAGAGTGCTAAGCCGAAACGATTTCAGAATGTGTCAGGAGTCGCTCTACAAATGCAACGTGAGTTATTATGGTTCAAG GAGGTCGAGCGGATGATCCCACCTAATTACAGACAAAGAAAGAACGCTCAGGGCGAGACACCACACGACTTATTCACCAAAAAACATGAAACACTCGTTACCAAAGGCGAAGATTGGATGAAGAACACCGCCGCTCAGTGTATGGTGGTGGCAACTCTCATCGCCACCATCGTATTCGCCGCTGCTTTTACACTCCCCGGTGGTTACAACCAAAACAGCGGGATTCCCTTTTTCCGCCACAAACCAACACTCATTATATTTGTGATCGCAGATGCGGTTTCTTTAATATTCTCTTCCACCTCGGTGCTCATATTCTTATCCATCCTCACGTCTCGTTATGCTGAACGTGATTTCTTGGAATCGTTACCCAAAAAGCTGATGTTGGGTCTTGCAGCGCTTTTTCTTTCGATTGTGACTATGATGATTGCTTTTGGTGCGAGTTTTTTTCTGCTTTATAATAAGCATTTGAAATGGGTGCCCATCATTGTGGCGGGTTTGGCTTCTATTCCGGTGATTTTATTTGCGATATTGCAGTTTAGGCTTCTAGGGGATGTGTATCATTCCACTTATCAGTCTAGGTATCTATTTAAGCCCAAGAAACGTATGCTTTACTATTGA
- the LOC111914144 gene encoding uncharacterized protein LOC111914144 isoform X1, with the protein MNIATTSSGPGVNNHHHQQNQIVIPMPPPMPPPPNLPRSDLLEGSREDYIKIGVPLYEASIIGNWKAAKPILDKQPELIRFAITENYETPLHIAASAESTKAVEEFVENLVNLMEKNDLELQNKSYNTALGLAAAAGNVKIAMVMVKKNRAVMEIPGSNRTMPLYVAALFAKPDMVRYLYHNSNKLSGDFWSHENRGWLLQKCVESDIFDVATKIVNDRPELYAKKGLLTNVLFVLAQKTRAFKQKKPHIFVRIINSIFAVFHVKVGFTEKESEALQLLRILWEKIAIMPKSEIDDIIRGPPLEVQKQGGITRSYPSRVLFTAAKMGNIRFIIELIQSYPDLIWKVDDKGQTIFHIAIKRRQAKIYNLLYEIGSMKDLITPIKDKNGNNMLHLVAKSAKPKRFQNVSGVALQMQRELLWFKEVERMIPPNYRQRKNAQGETPHDLFTKKHETLVTKGEDWMKNTAAQCMVVATLIATIVFAAAFTLPGGYNQNSGIPFFRHKPTLIIFVIADAVSLIFSSTSVLIFLSILTSRYAERDFLESLPKKLMLGLAALFLSIVTMMIAFGASFFLLYNKHLKWVPIIVAGLASIPVILFAILQFRLLGDVYHSTYQSRYLFKPKKRMLYY; encoded by the exons ATGAATATCGCAACTACAAGCTCAGGTCCTGGAgtaaacaaccaccaccaccaacagaACCAAATCGTCATTCCGATGCCACCACCAATGCCGCCACCACCGAATCTACCTCGATCAGATCTACTTGAAG GAAGTAGAGAAGACTACATCAAGATTGGTGTTCCACTTTATGAAGCATCAATCATAGGCAATTGGAAAGCTGCAAAACCCATCCTTGACAAACAACCAGAACTGATACGTTTTGCTATAACTGAAAATTACGAAACACCCCTTCACATTGCAGCATCAGCAGAAAGCACCAAAGCCgtggaagagtttgtggaaaaTTTAGTGAATTTGATGGAAAAGAATGATTTGGAACTACAAAATAAAAGTTACAATACTGCACTTGGTTTAGCAGCTGCAGCAGGAAACGTGAAAATAGCCATGGTAATGGTGAAAAAGAACAGAGCTGTGATGGAAATCCCTGGTAGTAATAGAACAATGCCACTCTATGTGGCTGCTTTATTTGCAAAACCAGATATGGTGAGATATCTCTATCATAATTCTAATAAGTTATCGGGCGATTTTTGGAGTCATGAGAATCGGGGTTGGCTTCTACAAAAATGTGTTGAATCTGATATATTTG ATGTTGCCACAAAAATAGTGAATGATCGCCCCGAACTCTATGCCAAAAAGGGACTACTCACAAATGTACTCTTTGTTTTGGCTCAAAAGACTCGTGCATTTAAACAGAAAAAACCACATATTTTCGTTAGAATCATCAACTCAA TTTTTGCAGTCTTTCATGTGAAGGTAGGGTTTACAGAAAAGGAAAGTGAAGCCCTGCAATTATTAAGAATACTTTGGGAAAAAATCGCAATAATGCCCAAGAGTGAGATTGATGACATAATTCGAGGGCCACCTTTGGAAGTTCAAAAGCAAGGGGGTATAACGAGAAGCTATCCTTCTCGAGTACTTTTCACTGCTGCAAAAATGGGTAACATAAGGTTTATAATTGAGCTCATTCAGTCATATCCCGACCTAATTTGGAAGGTTGATGACAAAGGGCAAACTATATTTCACATTGCTATCAAACGTCGTCAAGCAAAGATCTATAATTTGCTATATGAGATTGGCTCAATGAAAGATTTAATTACTCCTATTAAGGACAAAAATGGGAATAACATGTTGCATTTAGTTGCCAAGAGTGCTAAGCCGAAACGATTTCAGAATGTGTCAGGAGTCGCTCTACAAATGCAACGTGAGTTATTATGGTTCAAG GAGGTCGAGCGGATGATCCCACCTAATTACAGACAAAGAAAGAACGCTCAGGGCGAGACACCACACGACTTATTCACCAAAAAACATGAAACACTCGTTACCAAAGGCGAAGATTGGATGAAGAACACCGCCGCTCAGTGTATGGTGGTGGCAACTCTCATCGCCACCATCGTATTCGCCGCTGCTTTTACACTCCCCGGTGGTTACAACCAAAACAGCGGGATTCCCTTTTTCCGCCACAAACCAACACTCATTATATTTGTGATCGCAGATGCGGTTTCTTTAATATTCTCTTCCACCTCGGTGCTCATATTCTTATCCATCCTCACGTCTCGTTATGCTGAACGTGATTTCTTGGAATCGTTACCCAAAAAGCTGATGTTGGGTCTTGCAGCGCTTTTTCTTTCGATTGTGACTATGATGATTGCTTTTGGTGCGAGTTTTTTTCTGCTTTATAATAAGCATTTGAAATGGGTGCCCATCATTGTGGCGGGTTTGGCTTCTATTCCGGTGATTTTATTTGCGATATTGCAGTTTAGGCTTCTAGGGGATGTGTATCATTCCACTTATCAGTCTAGGTATCTATTTAAGCCCAAGAAACGTATGCTTTACTATTGA